One genomic window of SAR202 cluster bacterium includes the following:
- a CDS encoding xanthine dehydrogenase family protein molybdopterin-binding subunit, with translation MAAYKPNVVLATKTFDVVGTRPLRHDGTDKVTGAAKYGADFNPVRLLYGRILRSPHAHARIKSIDASKALKLDGVKAVVTARDFPSMKAGKTINLGEGSDKLDYIRENVMASRKALYRGHAVAAVAATSPHIAEEALSLIKVEYEVLPPVLTAPEGADRNAPILHDNLFTEGSGKKPSKPSNVARRLFHAQGDVEKGFAKADVIVEREFTNKTVHQGYIEPHSAVAHWNQDGRVTVWCTTQAPFGVRDTTAELLDMPASQVRLIPTEIGGGFGGKIPVYLEPVAALLSKKTGAPVKIVMSRKEVLEGTGPTCGAYMKVKLGATRKGKMVAAQASLAYEAGAFPGSPVSAGAQCIFSCYDIPNMEVEGLDVVVNKPKTAAYRAPGAPNAAFAMEQMVDELARKLDLDQIEFRLMNASKEGARRVDGPTQKRIGLIEMLEAMKDHPHYKSKLKEPNTGRGVAIGFWFNVGLPSSCNVAVNRDGTINLVEGNPDIGGTRTSIAMQAAEVLGIPAEDVHPTVVDTDLIGYTALTAGSRTTFATGYAAYEAAQDAKRQLIQRAADIWDVDSKGVELKKGVYQSKTDPELNMTFKELAAKLDDTGGPIMGRGTVDPKGVGASVAGNIVDVRVDPETGKVDILRFTAFQDAGKAVHPSYVEGQMQGGSVQGIGWALNEEYFYNDKGDMANSSLLDYRMPTSLDLPMIDTVIIEVPNPGHPFGVRGVGEASIVPPMGAVANAIHGALGVRMTRLPMNPGAILETLWSECKNGRGKNGRK, from the coding sequence TGGGTACCCGTCCCCTGCGCCATGACGGCACTGACAAAGTGACGGGTGCGGCTAAATACGGCGCCGATTTCAACCCTGTCCGCCTGCTCTACGGCAGGATACTCCGCAGCCCTCATGCCCACGCTCGCATCAAGTCCATCGACGCCAGCAAGGCCCTCAAGCTGGATGGCGTCAAAGCCGTGGTTACCGCCCGGGACTTTCCGTCCATGAAAGCCGGCAAGACCATAAACCTGGGCGAAGGTTCGGATAAGCTCGACTACATCCGAGAGAACGTCATGGCCAGCCGCAAGGCCTTGTACAGAGGCCACGCCGTCGCCGCCGTCGCCGCCACCAGCCCCCATATCGCGGAGGAAGCCTTATCTCTTATCAAAGTCGAATATGAAGTCCTCCCGCCGGTCCTTACCGCCCCGGAAGGTGCCGACCGCAATGCCCCCATCCTCCACGACAACCTGTTTACTGAAGGCAGCGGCAAAAAGCCCTCCAAGCCCAGCAACGTGGCGCGGCGGCTTTTCCACGCCCAGGGCGATGTTGAAAAAGGCTTCGCCAAAGCAGATGTCATCGTCGAGCGCGAGTTCACTAACAAGACTGTGCATCAGGGGTATATCGAACCCCACAGCGCCGTGGCCCACTGGAACCAGGACGGACGTGTGACCGTGTGGTGCACCACTCAAGCACCCTTCGGCGTCCGGGACACCACGGCGGAGCTTCTGGACATGCCAGCCTCCCAGGTGCGTCTGATCCCCACCGAAATCGGCGGCGGCTTCGGCGGCAAGATACCTGTCTATCTAGAGCCCGTCGCGGCGCTCCTCTCCAAGAAGACCGGCGCGCCCGTCAAAATAGTAATGTCCCGTAAGGAAGTCCTGGAGGGCACTGGCCCCACCTGCGGCGCCTACATGAAGGTCAAGCTCGGTGCCACCAGGAAAGGAAAAATGGTCGCCGCCCAGGCCAGCCTCGCCTACGAGGCTGGCGCCTTCCCGGGATCGCCCGTATCCGCGGGGGCCCAGTGTATCTTCTCTTGCTACGACATCCCCAACATGGAGGTGGAAGGCCTGGACGTGGTGGTGAACAAGCCCAAGACCGCCGCCTACCGCGCCCCTGGCGCTCCCAACGCCGCCTTCGCTATGGAGCAGATGGTCGACGAGCTGGCGCGAAAGCTAGACCTGGACCAGATAGAGTTCCGTCTCATGAACGCCTCCAAAGAAGGTGCGCGGCGGGTAGACGGCCCTACGCAAAAACGCATCGGCCTCATCGAGATGCTAGAGGCCATGAAAGATCACCCCCACTACAAGTCTAAGCTGAAGGAACCCAACACCGGTCGCGGCGTCGCCATCGGCTTCTGGTTCAACGTGGGCCTGCCCTCCAGCTGCAATGTCGCCGTCAATCGAGACGGCACCATCAACCTCGTCGAAGGCAACCCGGACATCGGCGGCACCCGCACCTCCATCGCCATGCAGGCCGCCGAGGTCCTCGGTATCCCCGCCGAAGATGTCCACCCCACAGTAGTGGACACAGACCTCATCGGTTACACCGCCCTAACCGCCGGCAGCCGCACCACCTTCGCCACCGGCTACGCCGCCTACGAGGCCGCCCAGGACGCCAAGCGGCAGCTAATCCAGCGCGCCGCCGATATTTGGGACGTGGACTCCAAGGGCGTCGAGTTGAAGAAGGGCGTCTACCAGTCTAAAACCGACCCTGAACTTAATATGACCTTCAAGGAGCTGGCCGCCAAGCTGGATGACACCGGCGGGCCTATTATGGGCCGGGGCACGGTAGATCCTAAAGGTGTCGGGGCCTCGGTGGCGGGGAACATTGTGGACGTGCGTGTGGACCCGGAGACCGGTAAGGTGGATATCCTTCGCTTCACCGCCTTCCAGGACGCGGGCAAAGCCGTGCACCCCAGCTACGTGGAAGGCCAAATGCAGGGCGGCAGCGTTCAGGGCATCGGCTGGGCGCTGAACGAGGAGTACTTTTACAACGACAAGGGCGACATGGCCAACAGCAGCCTCCTCGACTACCGAATGCCCACCAGCCTGGACCTGCCCATGATCGATACCGTTATTATCGAAGTTCCCAACCCCGGCCACCCCTTCGGTGTGCGGGGCGTCGGCGAGGCTTCCATCGTGCCCCCTATGGGGGCTGTAGCCAACGCCATCCACGGCGCCCTGGGAGTGCGAATGACGCGCCTGCCCATGAATCCCGGGGCCATCCTGGAGACCCTGTGGAGCGAGTGCAAGAACGGACGCGGCAAGAACGGCCGCAAGTAG
- a CDS encoding tetratricopeptide repeat protein, producing MNKTGYKAVQSLASSGRWQELEAALSAMAGSDSTLDPGLMLLQAECALRLQRPHETVSIATSILSDGDVLPTPVRAKALLLRASASRLRGYIKVALEDAEAGLALLKGPAEAPEMRIEGSRQLGLIYGATGDLDQAIQYLEEALGLCARSGDLNLSAAVHHNLGTAFAHLGRLSEAQVHFNHARSCYEKIGNRLELSEVLNNLAQSYADMGLFEQALTYFHQGLNLAKEHNYRRVEAIALMGIGDALKEKGRFDEALEHYRSSFDPARDALEPRLLCYANMGIGNVYMSVGRRDQARTHFLQANYEARRLGLKYELGLITLAQGFLDAADKNLDKAKVKIQESIDTLEGAGAVREVVKARLGQADVLYRLRGWPELDQSLLDLATLVRRLDLQELLCLEGRRMIEVMKYGAKRQIGENLFVEVYARLKVAQEKDIEVSDPAIISPRLTPTYPRLEVISFGDAQVLVDGEKITQAQWESQKAKELFFSFCAIEKAGGEKSCWKSYGRSSRPASAGMLFTTTFIEPEKPSTKNALSRKAEHIKSTPKAFSGSTWRSSGI from the coding sequence ATGAACAAGACTGGGTATAAGGCGGTCCAGTCTCTAGCTTCCAGCGGAAGATGGCAGGAGCTGGAGGCTGCTCTCAGCGCCATGGCCGGCTCCGACTCTACGCTCGACCCTGGCCTCATGCTGCTGCAAGCGGAATGTGCGCTAAGGCTTCAGCGCCCTCACGAGACCGTCAGCATAGCCACCAGCATCCTGTCCGACGGCGACGTTCTTCCGACGCCAGTCCGCGCCAAGGCATTGCTGCTAAGGGCCTCGGCTTCTCGTCTAAGAGGTTATATCAAGGTAGCCTTGGAAGACGCGGAGGCCGGACTGGCCCTGCTTAAAGGTCCTGCTGAAGCTCCTGAGATGAGGATAGAGGGTTCTCGCCAGCTAGGACTTATCTACGGCGCCACGGGCGATTTGGACCAGGCCATACAATACCTGGAGGAAGCCCTCGGTCTCTGCGCCCGCTCCGGGGACTTGAACCTGAGCGCCGCCGTCCATCACAACCTGGGCACGGCTTTCGCCCATCTGGGTCGCCTCTCTGAAGCCCAGGTGCATTTCAACCACGCCCGCTCCTGCTACGAGAAGATTGGAAACCGGCTGGAGCTAAGCGAGGTGCTGAACAATCTCGCCCAGTCCTACGCCGACATGGGGTTATTTGAGCAGGCGCTGACCTATTTCCACCAGGGCCTCAATTTGGCCAAAGAGCACAATTACCGGCGGGTGGAAGCCATCGCGCTTATGGGTATCGGCGACGCCCTCAAGGAAAAGGGCCGTTTCGATGAGGCCTTGGAGCACTATCGCAGCAGCTTTGACCCGGCCCGGGACGCCCTGGAACCGCGGCTCCTATGCTACGCCAACATGGGTATCGGCAATGTGTACATGTCCGTGGGACGTCGTGACCAGGCCAGGACTCACTTCCTGCAGGCTAATTATGAGGCCAGGCGGTTGGGACTCAAATATGAGCTCGGACTGATCACCCTGGCCCAGGGCTTCCTGGACGCCGCCGACAAGAATCTGGATAAGGCCAAGGTCAAGATCCAGGAGTCAATAGACACCCTGGAGGGCGCGGGAGCGGTGCGGGAGGTAGTTAAGGCCAGGCTGGGCCAAGCGGATGTTCTCTACCGGTTGCGCGGCTGGCCTGAGCTGGATCAATCCCTGCTGGACCTCGCCACCCTGGTGCGCCGCCTGGACCTCCAAGAGCTGTTGTGCCTTGAAGGCCGGCGAATGATTGAGGTGATGAAATACGGGGCCAAGAGGCAGATTGGCGAGAATCTCTTCGTGGAAGTGTATGCTCGTCTCAAAGTCGCCCAGGAAAAGGACATCGAGGTCTCTGATCCTGCTATTATCTCGCCCAGGTTGACGCCCACGTACCCCAGGCTGGAAGTCATCAGCTTCGGCGATGCCCAGGTTCTGGTAGACGGTGAAAAGATAACTCAGGCCCAATGGGAGAGCCAGAAGGCCAAAGAGTTGTTCTTTTCCTTTTGTGCCATCGAGAAGGCAGGCGGAGAGAAGAGCTGCTGGAAATCTTATGGCCGGAGCTCTCGCCCAGCCTCAGCAGGAATGCTTTTTACAACAACGTTTATCGAGCCAGAAAAGCCCTCTACAAAGAATGCCTTATCCAGGAAGGCGGAACATATAAAATCAACTCCAAAGGCCTTCTCAGGTTCGACTTGGAGGAGTTCAGGGATTTAA